The sequence tttttttcctgattccccttcctgggtggggaggggtcattggatgatagaataattgtctaaacagcAGTaagttgtgggtttctcagaCCACGGCAGTGAGGTGATCAGGGTTTTCCAATGTGGCAGATTAGTCTCATAGGAGTTACAGGGTTAAACCTAGAgcttctcctctctccagcttGAGAGAAGCTTGCTGAAGCCTCACCAGGAAGGGGGGTGGGTTCATAAACAGACAAACATGAAATCGGAGTCTGTCCTTCTCAGTTCTGTGGGAACTAGGTTAAAATAGCTGCTGTGTTTGGCATAGTGTCATAGTTTCAACAGCTTAGTTGATCAACTAATGCCTTTAAAGCGATCCTGTAAAAAGCAACCCCTCCCTgcttcaccccctttttttcttgtatcCCTCTGACCATTAATGTTAATGCAAATTTGCAGTGTCCCCAACAAAAGAGAAGTGGCTTTAAAGCTGATTTGATGCCTCAGTGTGATGTCTTGTGCTGCTATGCAAGTCCGTGTGCCTGCTGAAGGAGGAGGCTGGCCCTGCTCATGTAGGGAACGATGGGATGATCGTTTTTAGGAAGCAAGATTGATTTGAATTCATCAAGGATTAATGCTGCAAATGAGTAACTGTTTGGTTTGTAGGTATTTTTTGCCCCTCTATTTTAATAACATGATGAAGGGCACTCTTTGCTATGGGATTATAATTTCTGTGACCACTTTTAGATTTTGGTTTCGCTTGGTTTGGAAACTGCTCAGTGAGCAGCAACATAATGAAAAACATATAGCTGTAAGGCTGTCAGACCTCACTGCTTTCTCTTATAACTGTATTATGAGATAGTAATGCTTGAACTGCAAACTAGTGGAAAGTAAAACTTGTCAGTCTTGGTGGCTCAGTGAAACTGGTCTTCATGTGTTAAAGGCAGAACTACTTTTATGGCGTAGTCTGGGAGCCCTGAATAATCAATTGTATGGAATACTGGTTCATGTCCTTTCTTATTGCAGCCTGAAGTTTTACACATGATTTACATGAGAATCCTGCAGAAGGTATATGGAATCCGCCTGGAGCATTTCTACATGGTACGTCTGTAGTGGCAGGTGTaatgaaatgtgaaatgaaaaaaaattgtatttaacaAATTAAACGTTGAAGTATCTCTCTCTTATCTTCTCACTAGTAAATGGCAAGTAGCTTACTGTTTTGTATGTTGTAATTGCATGAATAGGAGCTTAGAAATGCTGCCTCTATTGCAGAAGACTTGTGTGTGAGACGCTCTATACCCATGGGCATTTGCGTTCAGGGAGGCAAGTAGTCTGTTCACTTAGGCAGCTTCAGCTCAAGATACTTGAAGAAACAGTGGTTTTGTGGGTGTGctgcctctggttttctttctttttttttttttttttttttttttaatgtggagaTGAGACTCCCTTCTCCGCTACAGGAACTAGCGGGCATGAAGAGGAGTCACTTACCACTGTAGGCTGTAAGGGAATGCTCTGTGCAGAGCTCTCTCCTTCTGTGGTTAAGCTGTGAATTCCTTTCTTTGAGATACTGCAGGTACCAGAAATGTCTGTAACGTCTGGGAGGGATTGGACAAGTTTATGAAGGGACACTATCTCTGGCCTTGAACATACGTTATTTTCTTCTTGGGCATCTGTCTCTGGCCATGGCTGGAGGAGGGTCACTGCTTAGATGTCAGGCTGGTCTAGAAGGAAATTTAGATGTTGCTTTTAATGTTTGATCACATCTATGAGGTTTAAGATATCAAAAAAGGTGACAGTGCACCACTACCGTCTCCTTCTGACTTCTTCATAAAATAGTTTAGTGTGTGAATTTCAGGGTgtttaaagaaagctttttgtTGTTAGGTGTGTAATTCAAGACTGTCCTTCTGCACCAGttttgaacaaattaaaacagAGGGTTTCGACTGAATTCCGGAGTTTGTAATGTTGCTGCTTTAGTTATTATTGTCTCTTTATATTTTGACCAGCCAGAACTGACTCTTAAAATAGTCTGCTGATTAACTTGATGACATTCTTCAACCTCTAACATGTATTCCCTGTGGGTGGGGAGACAATCCTCAGTGTGTTTAATCTATTTAAATTATCTTATGCTGTGGAAACAAACCTGTGTATTTTTAAGTATTCTCTACTTATGCATTGACTCTCTTTATTCTTTAGATGCCAGTCAACGTTGACATCATGTATCCACAGATATTTGAAGGCTTTCTACCTGTTTGTAATTTGTATATTCATATGTAAGTAGAAGATGCTGTGTATGTTCAGTTGCTATTCCTTGTAAAGGTCCAGTTTATTAGAAGTAGTGGGACTTTATGCCTTTTCGTTGATGGTGCTTCCGCTGCCTGTCGGCTCTGAGCAAAGTGAAATTTGCAGATACAGGGGACAACAATCTTTAATAGACTAAAATTCTCAGCAGGCAGCTATCCTGTCAAAATGAACGTATTGACTAAATAATACAGCCTCACCAAGATGGAGCACAAATCTATACTTTGAATCACTAGAGGGTCATCATTATATCTAGAAAAGGGATCTTAAGTACCTGTTGTATAAATTTGCTGTCTGAATTCTAGGTAGATATCTGTTGGAATGAGGTCAGTGTTAGACTTTAAGCTTCGTTTCAGTTGTAAGGGGAGAATTGGCTAACAGTTAAGTGTAGAAGTTCCCTAATTAAGCTGAAAAATTGTTCTACAGGCAAGTATTTTCTCTATAGAAATCTTTGTGAGATGCTGTGAGAATACAAATTTTTAATGCTGATCTGTGTGTGGAGTTCTACTGTGTTATTCTCCTGAGACTTACCATTGTTATGTGCTTGCTGTGCATATGCTCTGGGATGAGAGGACAAGATCTGTTTTTTGGTAAACAGATATAATTCAAAAACTGAGTAATAGTCACTGCAGAcaaggttgtgttttgttttccttgcaggGAGCGCTTACTTCCAGTGTGCCGGATTAATGATTTTCAAATTGCTGATGTTTTAAACCCAAGTAAGCAAGTGCATTGTAATCTTTGTTTCCTGGGGTGGTGGGTGTCATTTGATATCCAGGTGTCTTTTCTCATTTGGCAGAGACAGATGGGCATCTAGTATGGAGAACTGTCCCTGGCTTCCAGCTACTCTTCTGACCCTTGCTGTGACCCTTAGACAAGGTGGTTCTAATGAGCAGTTCTCCTTATTCCTTATGTAGGCTATCTAGTTAAATAACTGAGGGGAGTTTTGAATGCTGTGAGTCTGTTGAACTGCTGGTCTGGAGAGTGGACTGTGACGTACTTGAAGTAGCGTAAGAATAGATGGTAATAAAAATTATCCTGGCAATTCTGCAATGCTATAGGACTTATTATGCTAATGCCTGTATAGGAAGCAATTGAATTTTTGCGTCACCCTTTTCAATACCCAGCTGTGGTGATTTGTATAACACGAACTACTTCAAAAACGAtgttctgaagaattttttcacttCTGGCTCTGACTTGTCTAAGACATTTGAGGCCTTTGTAATCATATTTCACAAAGTCTGCTTGAAATAGAGCCAAAAAGTCCCTGTAGTTCAAACTGCTATCTCTGGTTAGCCTGGTAGTTACAATGAGGCTCTGTCTTCAGAGTTGTAGTTGAAGATTGACACTCTTTCTCCCTGACTTCTGTTTTAATGGGAGGCTGTATTTTAATAGTCTTTCTCCTAGGTGCCATTTTAACTTGTTAAATAGCACAGAATTGCTAAGACATTGTAAATTTGTAGCTCGGTGCTAGTTTCTGTGTAGTCAGTGAGATCTTTGCAAGGTGAGCAGGGGAAGAACTAATTGAGATTCTGTTGTTTTGTAATTTCTGTCTCGTCTCTGAATTATGTTTTACCCAACTTTTTCTATGCGATTGCAATGCATGTGGAAAGCAGAATAGTGATGACTTGCCATTcctatttcagaaacaaagaggACAGCTCGTTTCTTGAGTGGCATTCTCAACTTTGTGAATTTCAGAGAGTTACGGCGTGAGGTCTACTTGGAGTTACAACTGAACTATGTAAGATTGGGTACTCCAGATACCTACTTCAGTATAATTAAGGTTAACCTAGAACTGGGAGCATAAAAGTTGCGGTTTAACTGCATGTTTAAATAACACACTGGAATCTTAAATGTAGCCTTGACCTTTGTAAAGCCCTTAAGAAACATGTAAATTTATAAGGGTGGATGAGCTTGTTGGTATCGTAAAGGGTTCTGTATGACCATGACGAAGTTATTACTTATACTATTATCTTAAGCTTTTTCCAGTAACTTATTTGATAGTTTAGCCTAAGTGAAGGTTTGACGTCTTGTTTTGAGAAAAGATAGATGTAACAGTCAGTGGGCTGAAGCTAGAATTGCCGGTGGCTTCTCTTCTGAATATTATCAGTAGTTCAGAGATGGTGCATTTCGCCACATATGaagtaatataaaataataatgagcAGGGCTCTAATAAAAGCCCAGAGAGAAATGatattcttctaaaataaaaaaaaatcatctcaacATTTAATTTCCAGAAACTGGCTATGGAGAAACACCAACAACTGGAGACCGCAAATCGGGAGGCAGCAGTGAAGCTGGAGAAACTGAAGTGAGTATGAGGAGTAAGCACTGTGAGGTGTGCGACTTGACTTGGCTGACTTTCCTGTTCAGTGCATAcaatctggacaggctggatcaatggccCGAGGCTaattgtatgagattcaacaaggccaagtgctgagTCCATCGCTTGGGTCATAACAACCCCATGGGGTGCTatataggcttggggaagagtggctggaaagctgtccaGCAGAGAAGGACCAGGGTATGTTGTTTAACGGCTGTTGagtatgagtcagcagtgtgcacAGGtagccaaggtggccaacagcatcctggtttggATTAGaaatggtgtggccagcaggactaaggaagtgatcatccccctgcagTTGGTACTGGTGAGGCCATGCCTTGAAtattgtgtgcagttttgggcccctcactacaagaaggacattgaggtgctggagcaggtccaaagaGGAGcgacgaagctggtgaagggtctagagcacaagtcttatgaggagcggctgaaggaacTAGGGTTGTTTAATCTGgataaaaggaggctgaggggagtccTCATCGCTCCCCACAACTacatgaaaggaggttgtagtgcaGTGCGTGTCAGTCTCTTCTACCAAGTAACAAGtgctaggacaagaggaaatggcctcaagttacaccaggggaggtttagaccggatagtaggaaaaatttcttcagtgaaagggttttcaagcactggtagaggctgcccagggaagcggtggagtcaccatacCTGGTGGTACTTAAAAAATGTGCAGATGCGGCACTTAGGGACActgtttagtggtggacttggtagcgttaggttaagggttggacttgatggtaaAGGGCTCTTCCAGccaataattctatgattctatatggggTGTCTAAACAGGAACTGGGTAGTTAAGCTGTGTGATTTGACAGAATGGTTTGTTAAATACTGGAGGAACTTTTCATTTGGGTGGACTTGAATTCTCCTTTACTCCTTGTCTGATTCTGTTGCTGGTTAGCCTCCCTGGGAAATAAGCTGGAAAATACAGAGATGTTGCTGTCGAGTTGTGCTCGGAGTTACAGAAGTAGCTCTATTGGCGTTAGGCTAGATGAGTTTCTGGCAGAAGATAAAAACGTGACTGGGAGCATATGATTGCTTTGAGAGGATACTGTATTTTGTGTGTTGGGGACTGTGGTGAAACTTTTTGCTGTTATAGTTGTTTTTTAGTGatatctctttatctcttcaATAGCTGCAGGAAGCCCATCTTTAACTTAATAGATGGGTAAAGTTGTCTTCCTTAGTTATTTGACATGTTTGCCCCATTCTCCGTTTCGGGCCATTTAGTCCTACTGCCTGCGTCTTTGCACCATTAAGTTTTGTTTTTGCTAGTGGATAATAGGATGAAGAGATGGCTAGTTTCCAAGATAGCTTTCAAAAcagagaggtttttttctctgatagCTACTCTTGGTATGTGCTAGACAGGAGGTTCTCTAGCTAGCTATAGGTCTCCCCTAATGCAAGCTGTTTCTATGGCATGTAATAGTATGCAAACTTCATAAATGAAAAATCACCACAAAAATGGGTGGAAGTGTTGTTCTTTTGTACTTTCCTTAACATGATTTTTAAACTTAGTCATCTGTTATGCTTCTCCCACTTGTTAAAATAGCTCTTTAGGTTATCCTTCAACTACAAAACCtcacaagcaaaggaaaataagacgTTTTAATTTAAGACTGTCTTGTCCTGATTACTAAAGTTACTGGTTGTAAACTCTTTGGAGAGAGTGATTGTTTTATCTACTGTACTCTGACCTATGATGATCCTGAAACTGTccaatatatcttttttttttttttttttttgcttagcacCATTCCAGTTGAACATCAGGCAGAGGTCAGGCAACTGACAGAAAACATTCGGGAGCTGGAGCAACTACTAAGGCAGGACTATCGTCGGAAACAAGTATGATCTCGTGTTATATTTCTCTGAAATGCTGCTATGGCTTCTGATCATGGGTGTTCCTTGTTTCTGTTGACTTTGTTCCCCTCCTCCTAACCCTACAAAGGATAAAGGGGActtttctgatttaaaacaaaggtCTTTGCAACAAAATGTCTAACCCCTAGCATCAACTCTTCATTTCAATACAAGGAGTGTGAAACGTACTTGAAATCGGACTTATATATTTggctctttctttttgaaatgcattACTGCAATGACTTGAGAGATGCCCGTGTTATTGTTCAGAATTGTGAGcgtatttttctgatttttcttttttttttggcttggttttctGCCTGAATTCAAAGAATTGGAACTGGAGGTGAGCCATGGCAGGAAATAAGGTCTTAGAAAGGTCATTCAAGGGAATGCCTGTCAAAAAGAGTAGGGTTGATGCAGAGATAACTTTCCAGCAATGGCAACTTGCATCGAAGTTGTCATAGGTAACCTTCTCAGCTGttttgggaattaaaaaaaataaaaataaaaaaatctgtgggcttttttttttgttacgtgAAGTCCTGTCTGTACTATTATTACCATATGCTTGACTTCTGTGTTATTTGGGACCTtgtattaactttttttctgaagaacgcTGCCTCTGGTGAAGaaggttgtgtgtgtgtgtataacgCTGCCAGGGTCAGTAAGAATAGTGGTAGTCTGTCTCTTATCCCTGTTCCCAGTTAGCTCCTGCTGGCTGGTGCTCTCAGTGGCTTTTGTGACAACGTTCTCCTTCCCTGTCTTTTAAATCTTACAGATTGCAATTCTGTCTGCTAGTTCTGGCACTCCAGAGAAACCACAAATGGGATTTCTCTTGTAGACAGATCTGTGATAGAAGGGGAAAGGCGGTAGCAGTTGTAGAGATGCTTATTTaaagtttgttgcttttttttttttagacagcttTGCAAGAAGTGATTTCACAAAAGAAGTCAGATATTGCAGAGAGTACCCGAAAACTGGTAAGTATAACCCTGTGTAGGTATAGGCTATAGCTTACATATCAAATCAACTAACAGATCATGCTCCTTTCTAGGACCAAATTATTCTTGAATCTAGGTAATGTTCAGGTGGTGattattagttttaaaaaataaaaatgatttggcttaattttttttcccctccgtggAAGCTTTACTGCTGTAGCTTGTTTTGTTGTTAACTTTAAATACCCATCTCTGCAATGTAAAATTCTGTCTGTGTTTAGGAAGCTGATCTGTTAAAGGGCAAGACATCTGGACTTGGGCTTACCTTAAGTGCATAGAATGGTTGAGGTAGCCACAGACCTGGTGGGGACAAAACAGGAGGTTTTTGAGAGGTTACGCAGGAAGCTTGTGGCTCTTCTACCAGGTGGATACAGCTGGCTCTGAAACCCTGCAGTGATGGCCTGGGCTGCCCTAGGGTGAGGGGTTCTGAAGGAGCGAGTTGCTAGAAATGTGTATTAACTGGCAGGATTTTTTGTGGAGTACTAGTTAAATGTTGTTCTTGTGACTTGGTATTGCACCTCTGTACGCGTGTTCAGGGAGCAAAATGGACTGTTAACTGCTTTGATTGGGAATGTTAATGCTGTTCagaggaatttattttaaaaacaaacttcctAACGAGGAATGACTTGCAACAGAGAAAAGAACCTGTCTAGTAAGATCCTGGCAAACCATGCATCACAATTCCTCTTTGTTCACCTAATTGCTAATATTGAAAGTGTGTTTGTCTCGTTACTAGAATGAGCTTAAAGTGACAATGGCTACTTTGAAAGAAGAACAAGAGCAGCTGAAATCAAAAATTGTGGAAAGTCCAGAGGAactgaaaaattacaaagaacTGATGAAAGAGACTGTTAAGAAACTTAAGAAATCTAAGGTGAGGTTTTCTTCTGTCTGCACAAGCAGGTATTCTATTAGAAACAGCACGTCTTACTGAACTGTCATCATCTGCAACTGCTCCTTGAATGGCTTGTGCTTCTGGTAAAAAAATCAACAGAACAGTGCTTAGTCTGAAATGAAATCACAGCTTCAGAGAAAACTGAAGATTGGTTgtggggggggtttttttgtttgtgttagtggctttttttttttttttgaaaagcaggatTGCGGTCACTGCTGCTTTGTCCTTGATGAGTAACTGTTTATTTGTGAAACTAGGTGTAGAACTCTTGAATCTATACTATACCTGTCTGGCTGTTTGCTCTCGAGATGACAATATTTTGGCAGCTCACAAATGTCCTTGGATTTAGAACACATGCTTCATAGCATCTGTGTTATCGTTCACTGTTTCTGGAACTGATGGCTGTCTCCACTAGTAGCTTGAACACTGAGTTCCcttcctagcttttttttttctgcaacgtCCAGTCCTTAAATGTTTGTAGTTCATGATCGCTCATACATTAATGAAGTAACTTTATCTCCCTGGGTATTTTTGTTCCAAAGAGGTAAACTTTATCGCTTTAATTCCAGACATCTGTTTTTATGATGCTTTACATAATGCCTGTTTTATCAGTATAGAATTTCTTCAATGCATAATGCTATTCTGTCCTGAAAGCTTTTGTGACAAGCTAGTTAGTTCAATGTAAAACACTTGCATGTCACTCTTCCTGTGCTTTCCAAAacgatgcttttttttttttgtaaactcaAGTTCTCATTTTGGTAACTACTAAATATTAATCCCGGTGTATGTTAACCAATGGGGGAACAAGTACAAAAGTCAATAAGCGTTAATACTATAGAAAATAACTGCTGAACTCCAAAGCTGTTTTATTAATagtctttttcttcctaaagcaAGAAGTTATTGAGAAATATGAAAGTTATAGAGACCTAGTGGAGGTTCTGCCATCATGCCAACTGGAGGTGCAGTTGTATCAAAAGAAGATGGAAAGACAGGGAGCAAATGTGGAGAGACTGGCCAGTGTATTATCAGAGGTTTGTATTATCCAAGTTAAATCTGGTTAAGGAGAACTTAATGTCTAAGCAATATAGGTGATCATCAGTAAATATCTGTATTTTGAAAGTTCCCATCTCTCCTCTGTCccagaaagaaagaatttggGTAAAACTCATTCTTAAAAACACCAGTAAAGCgtagctgctgctttgctgcatgCCACTAGCTAATGTACTATTGACCACTTCCAATAGTCAAAGCCTTTGTTGCCATAGAAACCTGACCTAAAATAGTGTGAACTGTCTGGGATTGTTGGTAGGAAatgatggaagaagaaaagtgagATCTGGTTTCTTCTGCCTAGAGAGCAGAAACTAAGAGCAAAAATTACTGCCTCAAGAAGAGTAGTGTCTTAAGTGCCTTTAACTACTGATATTACTAAGCCAGCTTTTCCCTGATGAAATGTTTGTCACAATACAGTACCTTAATACTTGCTACTCAGTTTTGGGAGAATGCAATTGTTAGGAGCGTTTGAAAAAATGCTATGCAGTCTTTTGGGGTATTTATACAGTGTATGTTCAAGTTACCCTTGGTTAAGAGCTCCAGCAGCGCTCATAGTAACTCTTTAAAAATCCTTCTAAGTGGTGGGATCTTGTCCACTTGGATGTATTTAAAATCGATAAAGACTAGGGAACTGGGAGAATTAGTTGGCAATCAGATCTTCAAAAAGTGTGAAGCTGGTTCTAATCTTAATAAACTCACAGGGTATGttgttttgattatttatttttatgtatatatatagagagagagggCGTGCGGGTGGTTTTTTTCCCGTTTAACTCACTTCCATACTTATGTACTCTAGGTCAGAAATCTGGAGGACCAGCTTGAGAGTGCTCAGATAGAGCTGAAAAAGGGGAAGACAGATGAAATGTCCTTAAAGAGACTGGTCACTGCAAAACACGAGAAGCTGTCTACAGCTGAAATAAGGATAAAAAAGAAGCGTGAAGATGTTGAGCAATATAAGCACACTGTATTTGAGTATGAATGAGTTGACATTTCTGCCTGATGCTACTTTATGTCTTCGTTATGCGCTACCAAAGTTTGCATCTGGTACAAACACGTAGCTTAGCAGTAAGAAGAAAATGAGCGATGTGGGATAGCTTTGTATGAAGACCAGTaatgctgcaggcagggacttGGGGTCTCAAATCAATAATTGCAATGTGACTTGACAGCAATTCTTTTATTGGAGcactaatttaatttataatgctTATTCTTGATTCTTTTATCTTCTTAAAGAGAATGTCACATTGGGATAATTTTCCAACTTATCAGACTTCAACAAAGCCCCATTTGCCTTTCATGAATTTTTCATAATTTCCCTTGCCACTTTTGCTCATTATCAAAGATGTTCAAGACCCATGGGGAAATGGGGCTTGTATCTCAGAGGAGTATTATCCTGACATGATGCTtctaaaacaaaaggaaaagtgtCATTTGATCAAAGCCTCTTAGCCCATCTTCCTTCCTACGGTATGCCAATGGCAAGTTGCAAGGCAGTGTTTACAGCACAGCAGGCGtcacttctgcagcagcaaacTGCAGCATTGTGAGGTCGCGGCTTCACTGAGAATTAGAAGTGCTGAACTGTTATAGAGAAAGCTTatatacgatttttttttttgtatgtggaTAGGAAAGGCAATATGGAAAATTATTGGCTGGGTAGATTAACTAAGACGGGAGAGAGCTTTTTCTACATTGCTGAGGGACTCGGCTAAGATTTAGTCATGCCGAAAGGCTTGTGTGCTGTGTAGAATGGCAGCAAGATTGGCAGGCTTCCTTTGCTCCTCGTTTAGTGTATTGTACCAGCTAAAGGAGATTAATTAAAAGCTACTTTTCCTTccaaatgagaatgaaaataatataatCTAATGCTCCTTTGTATTAGAACTTGCTGCCTATTTATCTGTTTTTAATGTGTTAGATGTCTTCCTTGAGTGATAAAACTAGACGCTTTGATAAGCAAGAGGGGAAGGGAGGTAACCTTGGTTTGAAAACAAGAGGTTTTGCTGGTGAATAAGAGAATGTGTCCTGACTCCTCCCTTGTGGTAGGAAGATGTAAGTAGGCTATAGCTAAGTATGGGTGATTTCAACCATTCTTTAGAGAAAACAGCGGCTACAGTTCCAACTGTAATTATTATAAAATGCTTAATATAAACTGTTAGGTGTTTTTTGCACTTCAAGTCAGAGTAGATCTCCAGTTACCCCACCAACCCTTTGCTGGTTACATGGCAGCGCACAGCTGGAGCTATCCGAATCCACCTGTGAGCTGGGGAAGCGCTATTTGGCCTTTGGGATACAGCCAAATGATGGACTGGAAGTTGCAGATAACATACATAGATGTATGGAATTAGAGCCCTGATGTGTTGGAAGGGGATCTGAGGCTCAGGAAAAAGTGTGACACTCAGTTATGCTGAAACATCAAGTGCAGCTATGTGTCTTTTCACCTGGTCCAGTGGCTGGCCTTTAAGGAGGGCTCTCTGCTgatgccctgtgctgtgttaggcAGGAAGATGCAGCGTCCACCTGTCTGTTGGGTTGGTTCCACTGGAGTCATTTGAGTTGCCTTGAttggcagcagctgaggatctTCAACATAGTCCCCTAACTGCACTTTGAATTTCACTTCTTGTACCTAAGTTGTTCTAAT is a genomic window of Rissa tridactyla isolate bRisTri1 chromosome 8, bRisTri1.patW.cur.20221130, whole genome shotgun sequence containing:
- the NUF2 gene encoding kinetochore protein Nuf2 — its product is MEAMTFPRYSPDDIVSYLRSHVLGGAEARNLVKGDVFGNPKPEVLHMIYMRILQKVYGIRLEHFYMMPVNVDIMYPQIFEGFLPVCNLYIHMERLLPVCRINDFQIADVLNPKTKRTARFLSGILNFVNFRELRREVYLELQLNYKLAMEKHQQLETANREAAVKLEKLNTIPVEHQAEVRQLTENIRELEQLLRQDYRRKQTALQEVISQKKSDIAESTRKLNELKVTMATLKEEQEQLKSKIVESPEELKNYKELMKETVKKLKKSKQEVIEKYESYRDLVEVLPSCQLEVQLYQKKMERQGANVERLASVLSEVRNLEDQLESAQIELKKGKTDEMSLKRLVTAKHEKLSTAEIRIKKKREDVEQYKHTVFEHCNRVQEKRGAVYDKVTAIHKEIQQTRFKIQQLNENAEKEEMKAKEIYLNLKAGLEKRHDSLIKMAKSYAASREDKIAELKKGLLKVQTPGSSS